From Granulicella sp. WH15, the proteins below share one genomic window:
- a CDS encoding TIM-barrel domain-containing protein, whose product MPHRPFFLFLILLSIPTVRGAYAQQLVLTRDNATVLVEPYAPNIVRVSISLNRADALAKPGYGISAMPTPQGWSTSSTNSGDVLRSDRMTVTISPQRPKYTPSGTSGDIAKFFTGSTPGVGVSITNADGTPLVQMQGWQMSVPNHKDGNAGILNDRRPSDPPFFQVGASFHSTNDEHYYGLGQNQEGNLDRRGHVLRCAHDYNAPSGQSVCVPFIVTNKGYGLLWDNPSATTVAFGFNDQTRWTSDVGQRVSFFVIAGKTYDEIYTGFRTLTGSTPMLPKSAYGYLQSKQRYASQQELLDVAKGYRDRHYPIDDLIIDWFHYTIMGQMDMDPTKWPDPAAMNKQLHAMNFHTMISIWPRFVPEDRFYSTLVKNGWFEQLADGTPTNGLPYDRAGADIDTTNPDAAKWYWSVVKQNFVDKGFDAFWADETEPDLPPNGSYFHIGPGTQYFNVYPLFHTAAFYDGFRKDLTTRALILARDAYLGAQHNGSIFWSSDINGNWDTLKRQVSTGINFVASGMPYWSTDIGGWQYLPTVHKPDRTPLIDPSDARENIGHYDDYPELYVRWFEYGAFQPNFRSHGSRPANEVWSYGKQAEPILAKYLRLRYQLMPYIYSLGYMSHQTGAPFMRGLFMDFGDDPKVVNIGDEYMFGPALLVAPVTEQGRTTREVYLPAGTDWYNFWTNQRVHGGQFLTVEAPIDTIPLFVRAGSILPLGIPVESTNEDQKIAQVRVYPGADGDFALYRDDGNTYNYEHGDFQLTQLHWSDQAGKLTHSGPSPWTVPDSTILKIIGK is encoded by the coding sequence ATGCCGCACCGACCCTTTTTCCTCTTCCTCATTCTGCTCTCCATCCCAACGGTGCGCGGTGCATACGCCCAGCAGCTTGTGCTCACACGCGATAACGCGACCGTACTCGTCGAGCCTTACGCGCCCAACATCGTCCGTGTTTCCATCAGCCTCAATCGTGCCGATGCCCTGGCCAAACCCGGCTACGGCATCAGCGCCATGCCCACACCGCAGGGTTGGTCCACATCGTCCACCAACTCCGGCGATGTGCTTCGCTCGGATAGGATGACCGTCACCATCTCGCCGCAGAGACCGAAGTACACCCCCTCGGGCACCTCGGGTGACATCGCCAAATTCTTCACCGGTTCCACTCCCGGTGTCGGGGTCTCGATCACCAATGCGGACGGAACGCCGCTGGTGCAGATGCAGGGCTGGCAGATGTCGGTCCCCAACCACAAGGATGGCAACGCCGGGATCCTCAATGACCGGCGCCCCAGCGATCCTCCCTTCTTCCAGGTTGGTGCAAGCTTTCATTCGACGAACGACGAGCACTACTACGGCCTTGGACAAAACCAGGAAGGCAATCTCGATCGTCGCGGACATGTCCTTCGTTGTGCCCACGACTACAACGCCCCCTCCGGCCAAAGCGTCTGCGTTCCCTTTATCGTCACGAACAAGGGCTATGGCCTGCTCTGGGATAACCCGTCCGCAACCACGGTCGCCTTTGGCTTCAACGACCAGACCCGCTGGACCTCCGATGTCGGCCAGCGCGTGTCCTTCTTCGTCATCGCCGGTAAAACTTACGACGAGATCTATACCGGCTTCCGTACACTCACAGGCTCGACCCCCATGCTCCCCAAGTCAGCCTATGGCTATCTCCAGAGCAAGCAGCGCTATGCCAGCCAGCAGGAGCTGCTCGATGTTGCCAAGGGATATCGTGATCGCCACTACCCCATCGATGACCTGATCATAGACTGGTTCCACTACACCATCATGGGCCAGATGGACATGGATCCTACGAAGTGGCCCGATCCCGCAGCGATGAATAAGCAACTGCACGCGATGAACTTCCACACCATGATCAGCATCTGGCCGCGCTTCGTGCCGGAAGACCGTTTCTACTCGACGCTTGTGAAGAACGGCTGGTTCGAGCAACTCGCCGACGGCACCCCCACCAACGGTCTGCCCTACGACCGCGCCGGAGCCGACATCGACACCACCAACCCCGACGCAGCGAAGTGGTACTGGAGTGTCGTCAAACAGAACTTCGTCGACAAGGGATTCGACGCCTTCTGGGCTGACGAGACCGAGCCCGATCTGCCGCCCAATGGAAGCTACTTTCATATAGGGCCCGGTACCCAGTACTTCAATGTCTATCCGCTCTTTCACACCGCTGCCTTCTACGATGGCTTCCGTAAAGACCTAACCACCCGTGCCCTCATCCTCGCCCGCGACGCCTATCTCGGGGCACAGCATAACGGTTCCATCTTCTGGTCCTCCGATATCAACGGCAATTGGGACACGCTCAAACGCCAGGTCTCAACCGGCATCAACTTCGTCGCCAGCGGTATGCCCTACTGGAGTACCGATATCGGCGGCTGGCAGTACCTGCCCACCGTCCACAAGCCCGACCGTACTCCGCTCATCGATCCGAGCGACGCACGCGAAAATATCGGCCACTACGACGACTATCCCGAACTCTATGTCCGCTGGTTCGAATACGGCGCCTTTCAGCCTAACTTCCGCAGCCACGGAAGCCGGCCCGCAAACGAGGTCTGGTCGTACGGCAAACAGGCCGAACCGATCCTCGCGAAATACCTGCGCCTGCGCTACCAGTTGATGCCCTACATCTACAGCCTCGGCTACATGTCGCACCAGACCGGCGCGCCCTTCATGCGTGGACTCTTCATGGACTTCGGAGACGATCCCAAAGTCGTCAACATCGGGGATGAGTATATGTTCGGGCCAGCCCTGCTGGTGGCCCCCGTAACCGAGCAAGGTCGCACCACGCGGGAGGTATACCTTCCCGCCGGTACCGATTGGTATAACTTCTGGACGAATCAACGGGTGCATGGCGGGCAGTTCCTCACCGTCGAGGCTCCCATCGACACCATCCCTCTCTTCGTCCGCGCCGGGTCAATCCTGCCGCTCGGCATTCCTGTCGAAAGCACGAACGAAGACCAGAAGATCGCCCAAGTCCGCGTCTATCCGGGAGCAGACGGCGACTTCGCACTCTATCGCGACGACGGTAATACCTACAACTACGAACATGGCGACTTTCAGCTCACCCAGCTTCACTGGTCAGATCAGGCCGGAAAGCTGACTCACTCGGGCCCCAGTCCATGGACTGTCCCGGATAGCACTATCCTCAAAATCATAGGCAAGTAG
- a CDS encoding carboxypeptidase regulatory-like domain-containing protein yields MMHPPKKYSILSHTIPLLAVLLLVLGYTLNAKAQTTASLSGIVQDVTGAVIPNAHIVLTNAATEEKRELNSNASGFFTFAGIVPGTYAVDITANGFRGFRQSDIMVNPGDTRSLQNLNLAIGTSNETVTVQSSVNYVAPEDSAERSSLLTTHDIDRLPIQSRNMSELLKILPGVTTTASGTGNGPGFDFSDTGSSGSAVGVGLNTNGAPYRGGTAYLLDGASIIDPGCACWSIATVNPDMTQEVKVQSSNFGADSAQGPVVINVISRSGTAEFHGQGYFYARNGVLNANSWQDKHSSTPTARPQASYYYPGGSIGGPILIPHTNFNHNRKLIFWAGFESFRQNLPAASPLTSYVPTAAMRAGNFSLTDPANAALCAKSTGNDFCQPLTGGFAPDGAKLTGTQIPTQYLDPGALALLKLFPTANVDPSTNASGYNYFLQPSNLHNGYIYRGRVDYNLSEKNKIFVSYQYGSDSETTVAHIYYNPSNAVAYPAGPLISPVHSHVLSGSYIHIFNSSATNEVRISTGWLDNPYSASDLKAAYNSTIGYPYGTVYSTASLLAPAINSPGARTLPDISQPDLFQQGGTFNSIKKAPSVSDDFTVVYKSHTFKIGGFWSRGGNKQGTYGYTNGSLSYASGAKTDQLTGLTIGTVNPLANFLLGITSGFTQNNTNPIDDMFYNTGAGYVLDNWKVKPRLTLNLGLRLEHIGRWRDANGTGLAVWEPNRYAADVVAKKVYPGVYWHAIDPSVPVGGSPVQTIFLEPRLGLAYDVRGNGSTVVRGGWAAYRWNDQYNDYAGPLTTSLGVKTYNSNGGQAITLKEIGALGSSSNLGSLPSSVYATDQNDDKTGVTYAYNLTISQRLAHAMLFEIAYVGNQTQNILLGGQSNGSGVGGTALVNQNKIPLGGLFRTDPVTGAPAPTDPENVPNIVDYYPYYQGYGTNAVSVNTHSGYANYNGLQLSLMKQAGRISYNINYTYSKSLGIIGSTLDAFNVRNNYGVLNIDRPHVVNTSYAFDLGSPIHGNRFAGGAVNGWTLTGTTTWQAGGNLQANTSQNLGLTIQNTNLNHTIGSATYYGTPANSVLPILTCNPASNLKTYQHVNLDCFTAPQIGQVGIRQAPYLSTPSFFDSDLGIYKSFHIVEHQTLELRGTAFNFLNHPLPGFSTSDLTSIKLNTADNKTFTSQVPNVNRGITDAKYTQRTLLLAVKYRF; encoded by the coding sequence ATGATGCATCCCCCAAAAAAATATTCCATTCTGTCGCACACCATTCCGCTGCTGGCAGTTTTATTGCTGGTGTTGGGATACACGCTAAACGCCAAAGCACAAACCACAGCAAGCCTCTCCGGTATCGTCCAGGATGTGACCGGAGCCGTAATTCCGAACGCTCACATCGTCCTGACGAACGCAGCAACCGAGGAAAAACGCGAGCTAAATAGTAACGCGAGCGGATTTTTCACCTTTGCGGGCATTGTTCCGGGCACGTACGCCGTCGATATTACCGCGAACGGCTTTCGTGGATTCCGTCAGTCCGACATCATGGTTAATCCGGGCGACACCCGCAGTCTGCAAAATCTCAACCTTGCCATCGGCACCAGCAACGAGACCGTCACAGTCCAGAGCAGCGTGAACTACGTTGCACCTGAGGACTCTGCCGAACGCTCTTCGCTCTTGACAACTCACGATATCGATCGCCTACCCATCCAGAGCCGGAACATGTCGGAGTTGCTGAAGATCCTTCCCGGTGTCACGACAACGGCTAGTGGAACCGGCAACGGACCAGGATTCGACTTCAGCGACACCGGCTCCTCCGGCTCCGCAGTCGGTGTCGGTCTCAATACAAACGGCGCGCCGTACCGAGGCGGCACGGCCTATCTGCTCGATGGCGCGAGCATCATTGATCCGGGTTGCGCCTGCTGGTCGATCGCCACGGTAAACCCGGATATGACCCAAGAGGTTAAAGTCCAATCGTCCAACTTTGGCGCCGACTCCGCACAGGGCCCGGTCGTCATCAATGTCATCAGCCGCTCGGGAACCGCGGAGTTTCATGGTCAAGGGTACTTCTATGCCCGCAATGGCGTGTTAAATGCGAACTCCTGGCAGGACAAGCACAGTTCTACACCGACCGCGCGGCCCCAGGCCTCTTATTACTATCCTGGCGGCAGCATCGGCGGCCCCATCCTGATTCCTCACACCAACTTCAACCACAATCGCAAGCTAATCTTCTGGGCGGGTTTTGAATCCTTCCGACAGAACCTCCCTGCGGCTTCTCCACTTACTTCCTATGTGCCGACGGCTGCCATGCGAGCCGGAAACTTCAGCCTGACCGATCCGGCAAACGCCGCGCTCTGTGCCAAGAGCACGGGCAACGACTTCTGTCAGCCTCTAACCGGCGGATTTGCTCCAGACGGCGCGAAACTCACCGGAACTCAGATTCCAACCCAGTACCTCGACCCCGGAGCCCTTGCGCTCTTGAAACTCTTCCCCACAGCGAACGTGGACCCCTCGACCAACGCCTCCGGTTACAACTACTTTCTGCAGCCGAGCAACCTCCACAACGGATACATCTACCGCGGCCGCGTGGACTACAACCTGAGCGAAAAGAACAAGATATTTGTGAGCTACCAGTATGGCAGTGACTCCGAGACCACCGTCGCTCACATCTACTACAACCCGAGCAACGCGGTCGCCTATCCGGCTGGCCCACTTATCAGCCCAGTCCACTCGCATGTGCTGAGCGGAAGCTACATCCACATCTTCAACTCGTCCGCGACCAACGAGGTCCGCATATCCACGGGCTGGCTGGACAATCCATACTCCGCATCTGACCTCAAGGCTGCATACAACAGCACCATCGGTTATCCATACGGCACCGTCTATAGCACCGCCTCTCTTCTGGCCCCTGCCATCAACTCACCCGGTGCGCGCACCCTGCCCGATATCTCCCAGCCCGACCTCTTTCAGCAGGGGGGAACCTTCAACTCCATTAAGAAAGCTCCTTCCGTATCGGATGACTTCACCGTGGTCTACAAGTCGCACACCTTCAAGATAGGCGGCTTCTGGAGCCGTGGCGGTAACAAGCAAGGGACGTACGGATATACCAACGGTTCGCTCTCCTATGCCAGCGGCGCAAAGACAGACCAGTTGACGGGCCTGACCATCGGCACCGTCAATCCCCTGGCGAACTTCCTGTTAGGCATTACGAGCGGATTCACGCAGAACAACACTAACCCGATCGACGACATGTTCTACAACACCGGCGCCGGCTACGTGCTGGACAACTGGAAGGTTAAACCCCGGCTGACACTGAACCTCGGCCTGCGCCTCGAACACATCGGACGCTGGCGGGATGCGAATGGCACGGGTCTTGCCGTATGGGAACCCAATCGTTATGCCGCTGACGTCGTGGCGAAGAAAGTCTACCCCGGTGTGTACTGGCACGCAATCGATCCGAGTGTTCCGGTCGGCGGATCTCCGGTGCAGACCATCTTTCTCGAGCCTCGGCTTGGTCTCGCCTATGACGTGCGCGGCAACGGAAGCACCGTCGTACGGGGAGGCTGGGCTGCATATCGCTGGAACGATCAATACAATGACTACGCTGGCCCCCTCACCACGTCCCTGGGTGTCAAGACCTATAACTCCAACGGCGGACAGGCCATTACTCTGAAAGAGATCGGGGCGCTTGGATCTTCGAGCAACCTGGGCTCTCTGCCATCGAGCGTCTACGCAACCGATCAGAACGATGACAAGACGGGCGTCACTTATGCCTACAACCTGACCATCTCGCAACGCCTTGCGCACGCGATGCTGTTTGAGATCGCATACGTGGGCAACCAAACGCAGAACATCCTTCTGGGCGGGCAGAGCAACGGCTCCGGCGTAGGGGGAACAGCCTTGGTGAATCAGAACAAAATTCCGCTTGGCGGACTCTTTAGGACGGACCCCGTGACAGGCGCTCCCGCCCCCACCGATCCGGAGAACGTACCAAACATCGTGGACTACTACCCTTACTACCAGGGTTACGGGACGAACGCGGTTTCGGTAAACACGCACTCCGGCTATGCGAACTACAACGGTTTGCAGCTTAGCCTGATGAAACAGGCCGGACGCATCAGCTACAACATCAACTACACCTATTCGAAGTCCCTCGGCATTATAGGAAGCACCCTCGATGCCTTCAACGTCCGGAACAATTACGGTGTGCTCAACATCGACCGTCCTCATGTGGTCAACACGTCGTATGCCTTCGATCTCGGTTCCCCCATCCACGGCAATCGCTTTGCCGGCGGCGCTGTGAATGGTTGGACTCTGACGGGCACGACCACTTGGCAGGCCGGTGGCAATCTGCAGGCCAACACAAGTCAGAATCTCGGTCTCACCATTCAAAACACCAACCTGAACCACACCATCGGGTCTGCGACCTACTACGGAACGCCTGCCAACAGCGTCCTGCCAATCCTTACCTGCAACCCGGCCTCGAACCTGAAGACCTACCAGCACGTCAACCTTGACTGCTTCACCGCTCCCCAGATCGGACAGGTTGGTATCCGTCAGGCGCCTTACCTCAGCACACCTTCGTTCTTCGATTCCGACCTTGGCATCTATAAGAGCTTCCATATCGTCGAGCATCAGACGCTGGAGCTTCGCGGTACGGCATTCAACTTCCTCAACCATCCCCTGCCAGGCTTCAGCACCAGCGACCTGACCTCCATCAAACTAAACACCGCAGATAACAAGACCTTCACATCGCAGGTCCCGAACGTAAACCGTGGCATCACCGATGCAAAATACACGCAGAGGACGCTGCTGCTTGCAGTAAAGTACAGGTTTTAA
- a CDS encoding NAD(P)H-dependent oxidoreductase, protein MSTLLHIDSSPLYGRSVSRELTGAFVSQWKASNPDGKVVDRDLNATQIPPINADWVGAIFTPEEAHTPEQKQLLALSDSLIAELQQTDEYVIGVPMHNFSVPSVLKLWIDQIARVGKTFSYADGTPKGLILGKKATFIIATGGIYDAQTQMASLNFVEPYLRSLFGFLGLTDATFLTAGGTMALNHGQDRDAFLAPHLQAVQTHAVATQEGQA, encoded by the coding sequence ATGTCCACACTTCTTCACATCGACTCCAGCCCACTGTACGGCCGGTCAGTCTCTCGAGAGCTCACCGGTGCGTTCGTTTCCCAATGGAAAGCTTCAAACCCGGACGGAAAGGTAGTTGACCGAGACCTAAACGCAACTCAAATCCCGCCGATCAATGCCGACTGGGTAGGCGCCATATTCACGCCGGAGGAGGCGCATACTCCAGAGCAGAAACAGCTACTTGCGCTTTCAGACAGTCTGATAGCAGAACTCCAGCAGACCGACGAGTATGTCATCGGTGTACCGATGCACAACTTCAGCGTGCCCTCTGTGCTGAAGCTCTGGATCGACCAGATCGCGCGCGTCGGCAAGACCTTCTCCTATGCAGATGGAACTCCCAAGGGTTTGATTCTCGGCAAGAAGGCAACGTTCATCATCGCTACCGGCGGCATCTACGATGCGCAGACGCAGATGGCATCTCTCAATTTTGTAGAGCCGTATCTGCGGTCGCTCTTTGGTTTCCTCGGTCTCACGGATGCGACCTTCCTCACCGCTGGCGGAACAATGGCGCTGAACCATGGACAGGATCGTGATGCGTTTCTCGCGCCGCACCTTCAGGCTGTGCAAACACATGCCGTAGCGACACAGGAAGGTCAGGCATGA
- a CDS encoding TetR/AcrR family transcriptional regulator: protein MSEALQSDFTTEAVDPRILRSRRMLMEALANLLSRKEFEDISVQEIADEATLNRATFYLHYPDKGALLHAMTATRFRDLIARRGLSFTDCDGALRAIALGVCDYLAETTGCPSQLEKMPLEGSIIPVVESMFLEGASNHPAPSGVDPALLGTTAAWAIFGAARRWLQTPDRVSAEEMAAKIEAIVKPIFLSASH, encoded by the coding sequence ATGTCTGAGGCTCTCCAATCCGATTTCACAACGGAAGCGGTTGATCCGCGCATCCTGCGGAGTCGGCGGATGCTCATGGAGGCCCTCGCTAACCTATTGAGCAGGAAAGAGTTCGAAGATATTTCGGTTCAGGAGATTGCCGACGAGGCAACTCTGAATCGAGCTACCTTCTATCTGCATTACCCGGATAAAGGCGCGCTTCTGCACGCCATGACGGCCACTCGCTTTCGAGACCTTATCGCTCGTCGGGGCCTTTCCTTCACAGATTGCGATGGAGCGTTGCGCGCGATTGCTCTCGGCGTCTGCGATTATCTGGCTGAAACCACTGGTTGTCCCAGCCAACTGGAGAAGATGCCTCTCGAGGGCTCGATCATCCCGGTGGTCGAAAGTATGTTCCTGGAGGGCGCTTCAAATCATCCGGCCCCATCCGGTGTTGACCCGGCGCTTCTGGGAACCACGGCTGCCTGGGCCATTTTCGGGGCAGCGCGGCGCTGGTTGCAGACGCCGGATCGGGTTTCCGCCGAGGAGATGGCTGCGAAGATTGAGGCGATAGTGAAGCCGATCTTTCTCAGTGCCTCCCACTGA
- a CDS encoding TonB-dependent receptor, giving the protein MQRRSIILSILTAFLLMACSAISWGQTITGSVNGTVTDSTGAIVPNAKVTASNADTGINTDTTTNSDGIYNIRFLQIGRYKITVSAPGFGDTTYGPFTLETGQNAKIDSHLTIAGQQQKVQVQAEIAPLLNTENPTLATTLDNRAIENVPLVSRNLTAITMFLPGSVSTQPNSFVSNAAVSGPLSSNNPAGASSNASVSVNGNRQQANQYLLDGMNINQTLDDELGYNPSVDAIGQVQVISANANAEYGNVNGGDILYQTKSGTNNWHGSLFYFLGNFNLDANSWVNNFTHIAKNSYTRNLFGGTFGGPILKDKLFFFVDYQGGRFHSGGQSQASVYTPLMRTGDFSELLNPAIMGAGKTVQLYDATQPGHPAYANNRIPVTNPAALYLFAHPELYPLPNAAPNPGSPTQNNYHGLQKERNYGDQFDAKVDWKISDKDNMFVRYSQDDSGQTTQSALLTSFNSAPTYPVRGVAINEVHQFSSSIVNEFRAGYTRIQDNGAVLLDPSGQFGLNGNSLLGIGANNPQAQAFAGFSALGMQNSNSPQGFSAGNGSSDFTLIGNANGGTNYTLNTFLYGDNLTWSKDRHTFKFGAQFQRQQQNNFYPGNDGSLGGFYFLGAGTSNGASGGYTGADFVLNRAGFVSKGGVSGPVGMRSWRDAYFAQDDWKISPTLTLNLGIRYEYIQPIYEVNNKMSTIDPNNPSVVLLAGSTQAQAAGYNRALVDPYYGGVMPRIGFSWQAQPRLVVRGGYGIQNFMEGTGANLRMTTNLPFQGSYQASGVQPNAATGTPGNFFDVQDGFGIPNPSGGASGVVYNVWNKKIKPAFIGEYSLTLEYQLSNTASFQIGYLGESGQHLITANQRNQLQAPCVLNGVVQTFPSAGQPQPAGCPKSPFQDTPGVGYTGVVRYTDSNAMMNYNSLQASFRQRLSRGLQYTANYTYSRAMTNSIGFYGAPGVSVSSAYAENVYNLHNEYGPTGQDVRNALNFNLVYDLPLGRGRRFGANMPLALDEVVGGWKIGMTGVAYSGFPVSISTSSNNSAVNGNSQRPNHYRELKIVNRSINNWFGTDPSAVPCTTPGVDNGVCAYGQPALGTFGTAPPDSERAPSFQTYGASVTKDFTIWREHQINFRADADNLFNSAFLGNPQNNILNTQFGNIINQSNPIRSNPRQMQLSVKYHF; this is encoded by the coding sequence ATGCAACGGAGATCTATCATTCTCAGTATTCTCACCGCCTTCCTCCTGATGGCCTGTTCCGCTATCTCCTGGGGACAGACAATTACCGGAAGCGTGAACGGTACAGTCACCGATTCGACGGGCGCCATCGTTCCCAACGCCAAGGTCACCGCCAGCAATGCGGACACCGGCATCAACACCGACACCACGACCAACAGCGACGGCATCTACAACATCCGCTTCCTGCAGATCGGCCGTTACAAGATCACGGTCAGCGCCCCCGGTTTCGGAGACACGACCTATGGCCCGTTCACCCTCGAGACCGGCCAGAACGCCAAGATCGACAGCCACCTGACCATCGCAGGCCAGCAGCAGAAGGTCCAGGTCCAGGCCGAGATCGCTCCCCTGCTCAACACCGAGAACCCTACCCTCGCCACCACGCTCGACAACCGGGCGATCGAGAACGTTCCCCTCGTCAGCCGTAACCTGACCGCGATCACGATGTTTCTTCCCGGCTCGGTCAGCACCCAGCCCAACAGCTTCGTCAGCAACGCGGCCGTCTCCGGTCCGCTGAGCTCAAACAATCCCGCCGGCGCCAGCAGCAACGCCTCCGTCTCCGTCAATGGCAACCGCCAGCAGGCCAACCAGTACCTGCTCGACGGTATGAACATCAACCAGACCCTCGACGACGAGCTCGGCTATAACCCGAGCGTCGACGCCATCGGCCAGGTCCAGGTCATCTCCGCCAACGCCAACGCCGAGTATGGCAACGTCAACGGCGGCGACATCCTCTACCAGACCAAGAGCGGAACCAACAACTGGCACGGAAGCCTGTTCTACTTCCTAGGAAATTTCAACCTCGACGCCAATAGCTGGGTAAACAACTTCACTCACATTGCGAAGAACTCCTACACCCGCAACCTCTTCGGCGGAACCTTCGGCGGCCCCATCCTGAAGGACAAGCTCTTCTTCTTCGTCGACTATCAGGGCGGCCGCTTCCACTCCGGCGGTCAGTCCCAGGCCAGCGTCTACACCCCTCTGATGCGCACTGGCGACTTCTCGGAGCTCCTGAACCCGGCCATCATGGGCGCAGGCAAGACCGTTCAGCTCTACGACGCAACCCAACCTGGCCATCCCGCCTACGCCAACAACCGGATCCCGGTCACCAACCCCGCAGCACTGTACCTCTTCGCTCACCCGGAGCTTTACCCGCTTCCCAACGCCGCACCAAACCCCGGTTCGCCGACCCAGAACAACTATCACGGTCTCCAGAAGGAGCGGAACTACGGCGACCAGTTCGATGCGAAGGTCGACTGGAAGATCAGTGATAAAGACAACATGTTTGTCCGCTACTCGCAGGACGACAGCGGCCAGACAACCCAAAGCGCTCTACTCACCAGCTTTAACAGCGCCCCCACCTATCCCGTCCGGGGTGTGGCCATCAACGAAGTTCACCAGTTCAGCTCCTCAATCGTCAATGAGTTCCGGGCAGGCTACACCCGCATCCAGGACAATGGCGCGGTCCTGCTCGATCCCAGCGGCCAGTTCGGCCTGAACGGCAACAGCCTGCTCGGCATCGGGGCCAACAATCCTCAGGCTCAGGCTTTTGCTGGCTTCTCCGCTCTGGGCATGCAAAACTCGAATAGCCCCCAGGGCTTTAGCGCCGGCAACGGATCGAGCGACTTCACCCTCATCGGCAACGCCAACGGTGGAACCAACTACACCCTCAACACCTTCCTCTACGGAGACAACCTCACGTGGTCCAAGGACCGGCACACCTTCAAGTTCGGTGCCCAGTTCCAGCGTCAACAACAGAACAACTTCTACCCTGGAAACGACGGCTCCCTCGGAGGCTTTTACTTCCTTGGCGCCGGCACGTCGAATGGAGCCAGCGGCGGATACACCGGAGCTGACTTCGTCCTGAACCGCGCCGGCTTCGTCAGCAAGGGCGGCGTCTCCGGACCGGTCGGAATGCGCTCCTGGCGGGATGCTTACTTCGCTCAGGACGACTGGAAGATCTCCCCAACCCTCACCCTCAACCTCGGCATCCGCTACGAGTACATCCAGCCCATCTACGAGGTCAACAACAAGATGTCGACCATCGATCCCAACAACCCCTCGGTCGTTCTGCTCGCCGGCTCAACGCAGGCTCAGGCCGCAGGCTACAACCGCGCCCTCGTCGATCCCTACTACGGCGGCGTGATGCCCCGTATCGGCTTCTCCTGGCAGGCACAACCTCGCCTGGTCGTCCGCGGCGGATACGGCATCCAGAACTTCATGGAAGGCACCGGAGCTAACCTCCGCATGACCACCAACCTTCCCTTCCAGGGCTCCTATCAGGCCAGCGGTGTTCAGCCCAATGCCGCAACTGGAACCCCCGGTAACTTCTTCGATGTCCAGGATGGTTTCGGAATCCCGAACCCCAGCGGCGGAGCCAGCGGTGTCGTCTATAACGTCTGGAACAAGAAGATCAAGCCCGCCTTCATCGGCGAGTACAGCTTGACCCTCGAGTACCAGCTCAGCAACACCGCCTCCTTCCAGATCGGCTATCTGGGAGAGTCCGGACAGCACCTCATCACTGCTAACCAGAGAAACCAGCTCCAGGCTCCGTGCGTCCTCAATGGGGTCGTTCAAACGTTCCCGAGCGCCGGACAGCCACAACCGGCGGGATGCCCCAAGTCCCCCTTCCAGGACACTCCCGGCGTAGGCTACACCGGAGTGGTCCGCTATACAGACTCCAACGCCATGATGAACTACAACTCTCTGCAGGCGAGCTTCCGTCAGCGTCTGTCCCGAGGTCTGCAGTACACCGCAAACTACACCTATAGCCGCGCCATGACCAACAGCATCGGCTTCTACGGCGCTCCCGGCGTCAGCGTATCCAGCGCTTACGCCGAGAACGTCTACAACCTCCACAACGAATACGGTCCGACCGGACAGGACGTCCGCAACGCCCTCAACTTCAACCTTGTCTACGATCTTCCCCTTGGCCGTGGCCGCAGGTTCGGTGCGAACATGCCGCTCGCTCTGGACGAAGTCGTGGGCGGATGGAAGATCGGCATGACCGGCGTCGCCTACTCCGGCTTCCCCGTCAGCATCAGCACCTCAAGCAATAACTCGGCTGTCAACGGCAACTCTCAGCGCCCGAATCATTACCGTGAGCTGAAGATTGTCAATCGCTCCATCAACAACTGGTTTGGTACGGACCCGTCCGCAGTGCCTTGCACCACGCCTGGCGTTGACAACGGCGTCTGCGCCTACGGTCAGCCCGCGCTCGGAACCTTCGGTACCGCTCCTCCCGACTCCGAACGTGCGCCGAGCTTCCAGACGTATGGAGCTTCGGTCACTAAGGACTTCACCATCTGGCGCGAGCACCAGATCAACTTCCGCGCGGACGCCGACAACTTGTTCAACAGCGCGTTTCTCGGCAATCCGCAGAACAATATCCTCAACACCCAATTCGGCAACATCATCAATCAAAGCAATCCGATTCGGTCCAACCCGCGTCAGATGCAGCTCTCCGTCAAGTACCACTTCTAA